A portion of the Plasmodium relictum strain SGS1 genome assembly, chromosome: 11 genome contains these proteins:
- a CDS encoding cell division cycle protein 48 homologue, putative: MENNADLKALPDENNGEHKVVKKKNLSRLIVEEATNDDNSVVALNTKRMEELKFFRGDTILIKGKKRHSTICIILNDNDLDEGKIRINKVARKNLRVCLGDVVYVKSCPEIPYGKKIQVLPIDDTIEGLAKDTLFEIFLKPYFNESYRPVKKGDLFLVRGGFMSVEFKVVEVDPDDYCIVSPDTVIYYEGDPIKRDDEEKLDEIGYDDIGGCKKQLAQIREMIELPLRHPGLFKTLGVKPPRGVLLYGPPGSGKTCIARAVANETGAFFFLINGPEVMSKMAGEAEANLRRAFEEAEKNSPAIIFIDEIDSIAPKREKTNGEVERRVVSQLLTLMDGIKSRGQVVVIAATNRQNSIDPALRRFGRFDREIDIGVPDDNGRFEILRIHTKNMKLSPDVKLEELASNTHGFVGADLAQLCTEAALTCIREKMDVIDLEDEIIDKEVLESMCVTQDHFNMALGTCNPSSLRETVVEVPNVKWDDIGGLDEVKNTLREMILYPIDHPDKFEKFGMSPSRGVLFYGPPGCGKTLLAKAVASECSANFVSIKGPELLTMWFGESEANVREVFDKARAAAPCVLFFDELDSIGTQRGTTLGDGSGAGDRVMNQLLTEIDGVGPKKNLFFIGATNRPELLDEALLRPGRLDQLIYIPLPDLAARISILNAILRKCPVADNVPIDFLAQKTAGFSGADLAELCQRAARAAIRDAIDAEEMNKKSKLQLNPNENQNNENQNQNNDENTIKYEITRHHFKEGLAGARRSVSQADLIKYDNFRLKFDPLYKTKTGGANEDFIIDWPDDDNNEEPQDYNVDDDLYS, translated from the exons ATGGAAAATAATGCTGATTTGAAAGCTTTACCTGATGAGAATAATGGTGAACATAAagtagtaaaaaaaaaaaatttaagtagGCTTATAGTAGAAGAGGCAACAAATGATGATAACTCAGTAGTTGCtttaaatacaaaaagaatggaagaattaaaattttttagagGAGAtacaattttaattaaaggaaaaaaaaggCATTCAACTATTTGTATcattttaaatgataatgatTTAGATGAGGGAAAgataagaataaataaagtTGCAAGAAAAAACTTGAGAGTATGCTTAGGgg aTGTTGTTTATGTGAAATCTTGTCCGGAAATTCCATATGGAAAGAAAATTCAAGTATTACCAATAGATGACACAATAGAAGGATTGGCAAAAGATActttatttgaaatatttttaaaacctTATTTTAATGAATCATATAGGCCTGTTAAAAAAGGAGATTTGTTTTTAGTAAGAGGAGGATTTATGTCTGTTGAATTTAAAGTTGTTGAAGTGGATCCTGATGATTATTGTATTGTTTCACCTGACACAGTCATATATTATGAAGGAGATCCCATAAAAAGAgatgatgaagaaaaattagaTGAAATTGGTTATGATGACATAGGAGGTTGTAAAAAGCAACTAGCTCAAATTAGAGAAATGATTGAATTGCCACTAAGACATCCAGGCTTATTTAAAACATTAGGAGTTAAGCCTCCAAGAGGTGTATTGCTATATGGGCCTCCAGGTAGCGGGAAAACCTGCATAGCCAGAGCTGTAGCAAATGAAACAGGagcctttttttttttgataaacgGTCCAGAAGTTATGAGTAAAATGGCTGGAGAAGCTGAAGCCAATTTAAGAAGAGCCTTTGAAGAAGCGGAAAAAAATTCACCTGCcattatatttattgatGAAATTGATTCAATTGCAccaaaaagagaaaaaacaAATGGAGAAGTAGAAAGAAGAGTGGTTTCTCAATTATTAACGTTAATGGATGGTATAAAAAGTAGAGGGCAAGTAGTTGTTATTGCAGCAACAAATAGACAAAATTCAATTGATCCTGCCTTAAGAAGATTCGGAAGATTTGATAGAGAAATTGATATTGGAGTACCAGATGATAATGGGAGATTTGAAATATTAAGAATACAcacaaaaaatatgaaattatCCCCTGATGTGAAATTAGAAGAATTAGCTAGCAATACGCATGGTTTTGTTGGTGCTGATTTAGCTCAGTTATGTACTGAAGCTGCATTAACGTGCATACGTGAAAAAATGGATGTAATTGATTTAGAAGATGAGATTATTGATAAAGAAGTTTTGGAGAGTATGTGTGTAACACAAGATCACTTTAATATGGCATTAGGAACGTGCAACCCCTCTTCATTAAGAGAAACAGTTGTAGAAGTTCCTAATGTTAAATGGGATGATATTGGTGGTTTAGATGAAGTGAAAAATACTTTAAGGGAAATGATATTATATCCAATTGATCACCCTgataaatttgaaaaatttgGTATGTCCCCATCTAGGGGTGTTTTGTTTTATGGACCTCCAGGCTGTGGAAAAACATTGCTAGCTAAAGCAGTAGCCTCTGAATGTTCAGCTAATTTTGTCTCAATTAAAGGCCCTGAATTATTAACAATGTGGTTTGGAGAGTCTGAAGCTAATGTTAGAGAAGTCTTTGATAAGGCAAGAGCAGCTGCGCCTTGCGTTCTGTTTTTTGATGAATTAGATTCTATAGGAACACAAAGAGGAACAACTTTAGGAGATGGCAGTGGTGCGGGAGATCGTGTTATGAATCAGTTATTAACAGAAATAGATGGAGTAGGTCCAAAAAAaaaccttttttttattggtGCAACTAACAGACCTGAATTATTAGATGAGGCTTTACTTAGACCAGGAAGATTAGatcaattaatttatattccATTACCTGACTTAGCTGCAAGAATTTCTATATTAAATGCTATATTAAGAAAATGTCCTGTTGCAGATAATGTTCCTATTGATTTCTTAGCACAAAAAACTGCAGGATTTAGTGGTGCTGATTTGGCTGAATTGTGTCAAAGAGCAGCAAGAGCTGCTATTAGAGATGCCATTGATGCAGaagaaatgaataaaaagtCAAAATTACAATTAAATCCTAATGAGAatcaaaataatgaaaaccAAAACCaaaataatgatgaaaatacaataaaatatgaaattacTAGACATCATTTTAAAGAGGGATTAGCTGGAGCAAGAAGAAGTGTTTCACAAGcagatttaattaaatatgatAATTTCCGTTTAAAATTTGATCCCTTATATAAAACAAAGACTGGTGGAGCAAATGAAGATTTTATAATTGATTGGCCAgatgatgataataatgaagaacCTCAAGATTATAATGTTGATGATGACTTATATtcttaa